The genome window TCAGTTTCCTCAGTCGGACAGCTCGGAGTGATCTCCGGCACGGCGTTGGATTCTGTGCTTATTCGACGTTTACAACATGGAGACATTGGTGGTCATATGCGCCGTGGTTTGGCCGCGTTTCCAGTGCCAGCAGTGGCAGAGCGTATTATTGCACGTTATTTCAAGTCCGAAGAGGAGCAAAATGATAAGCCCTCGAAACTGACTGCAGGCTTTCGTGTTGATCCGAGTGCAAACGTCGTTGACCTCACGATTGCAGCTAATTTTGTCGAAGTCTATCTTGCGAAGGAAGGGCATCAAGGCCACGTCGGTGTGAACTTCCTCGAGAAGATTCAAATGCCGAATTTGACATCGATGTTCGGCGCTATGCTTGCTGGTGTGGACAACGTCCTGATGGGGGCTGGTATCCCACGCACGATTCCTGGCATTTTGGATGCCTTGGCAGAGTGGAAGCCAGTCGAGTATCGTATCAATGTTGAAGATGCAGATAAGGAAGATGCTTATTTTAGCCGTTTTGATCCGCTTGAGTGGATTCGTTCGCACTTGCCGGATGTCGAATTGCCGAAGTTAAAGCGCCCTGACTTTTTCCCGATCATTTCTTCAAATGTCTTGGCGCTTACGCTTGCGAAGAAATCGACTGGTAAGGTCAATGGATTCATCGTCGAGCGTCACGTCGCTGGTGGTCACAATGCCCCACCACGTGGAGGGATGAAGTTAGATGAAAATGACGAACCTATTTACGGCGTCAAAGACGAAGCGAATTTGGCTCAGCTCGCCAAGCTGGGTATTCCTTTCTGGCTCGCTGGTGGCGGCTCCTCGGAGACCGGCCTCAAAGATGCGTTGGCTGCTGGTGCAGCTGGTGTTCAAGTCGGAACTGCATTTGCCTACAGTGATGAGTCAGGCTTCGCTCCATCCATTAAGAAGCGCGTCCTCGAGAAAGTGCAAACTGGCGACGCCAAGATCTTTACCGATTCCCGTGGCTCGCCGACTGGCTTCCCTTTCAAGGTCGTAAACCTCGAAGGCACGATCTATGAGGAGGCAGTGTATGAATCCCGCAAACGTATTTGCGACCTTTGTTACTTGCGTCACCCTTACAAGAAGGCGGACGCTACCATTGGCTATCGTTGCCCATCTGAGCCTGTTAAAGATTACCTGAAGAAGGGTGGCAAAGAAGAAGATACTGTTGGCCGTAAGTGTCTCTGCAATGGTTTGATGGCTGCGATTGGGATGCCACAGAAATTCAAAGATGGTGGTGTTGAGCCAGCGATCGTAACGAGCGGTGACGATGTCACTAAGCTGGGACGTTTCGTGAATTGGGACACCATGAGCTATTCATCACACGATGTGATCAACGATTTGCTCAGTCAGATTGACTGACGGATCAGTAAATTGTAGCACATCAACAATATTTTAAAGAGGGGGCAGTGATGCCTCCTCTTTTTTTTGTAGAGAGTCGTCAGTTCGCTGTAATCGTTATGTCTGCAGGGATGTGTCTGATTTCAAGTGTGGTGCGCGCGTCACCTGCTTGCAGGAGAGCATGCCCTGAATGACTCTCCTTTCTGCTGCGCCGAGACTCCCCGTGTTGCAGGGCACAGACGGCGAGCCTGTCGAGCACTCCGTAAACGACGAAATCAGGTTTCGTTACATCTCCCCGTAAATAACGACGCAGAGGTTGTCGCTCTCATCGTCCCAATAAAATTAGTAGCTGTCTTTCGACTGAGCCTCGAAGTTCTCACCTTTTAGCTCTGCGAGCAGTGCGCTTGCGGCGGAGACTCCGAGGCGTTCGGCTCCCGCTTCGATGAGTGCTAGCGCATCGTTGAGTGTGCGGATGCCACCACTGGCCTTGATCTTGATCGGGCCTTTGCGGTTCTGCGCGAAGAGCTCAATGTCAGCCACTGTGGCGCCTCCGGACCCGAAGCCAGTCGAGGTTTTGATGAAGTCGGCACCTGCCTTTTCGCAGATTGCCAGTGCGATCAATTTTTGAGCTTCGTTGAGATAGCAGGTCTCGACGATGATTTTGGTCAGAAGCTCGTTTTCACGTGCGACTTCGCAGAGGCGGACGATCTCTTCGGTGACGATGGTTTTTTCACCAGAGCGTAGTTCGGCGTAGTTCATCACGATATCCACTTCGTTGGCTCCATTCGCTTTGGCACGTAGGATCTCTTCGCGCTTGGACTCTAAGCTGGATCGTCCGTGGGGGAAGCCGATCACTGTGCAGACACCCGCCCTTGAGTTATATAAAATGTCTGAGCAAATCGAGACGCTGGTGGGATATATGCAGACCGATGCATAGCCAGCGTGTGCGGCTTCGTCGCAAAGCGCGCAGATTTCGCCATCGCTCGCATCGAGTTTTAAATTGGTAGCATCAAGTGTGGCGGCAAAATCTGAAGCATTCATAAGTCGTATGGTATCTCTGGAGGTTTTCTGTGAGCATTTGGATACATTGGTAAATTCCAAGTTATATCTGCGTTGAACTTGAGTCATTAGGATGTATGATCACTTCAGTTAGTATGGATATCCCACAAGAAATAATAGCAATTAAACGAGACGGCGGCTGTTTGAGCCGTTCGCAGATTGAGCAGTTTGTTGCGGGTGTGGTGTCTGGCGACTTTAAGGATTATCAGGCTAGCGCGCTATTGATGGCGATTGTGCTGAAGGGGATGACGCCTGAGGAGACTGCTTGGATGACGGAAGCGATGATGCGTTCGGGGCGTATCGTTGAACTTCCTGAGATCACACGGCCTAAAGTCGATAAGCATTCCACTGGTGGTGTCGGTGACAAGGTATCGTTAATTCTCGCGCCACTAGCTGCGTCGGTCGGTCTCTGTGTGCCAATGATGAGTGGGCGTGGGCTCGGTCATACCGGCGGCACGTTGGATAAGTTGGAGGCGATTCCAGGATTTACAGTTGATTTGAGCGATGCGGCATATCGTGCGCAGCTCGCTTCGATCCATCAGGCGATGATTGGCCAGTCCGCCGACATGGTGCCAGCGGATCGCAAATTATATGCCTTGCGTGATGTGACCGCGACGGTTGAAAGCATCCCTTTAATTTGTGCGAGTATTTTGAGTAAGAAACTGGCTGAGGGTATTGATGCGCTGGTCTTAGATGTGAAGTGCGGGCGCGGTGCCTTTATGAAAACCGAATCCGAGGCGCGCGAATTGGCCGAGTCGCTGGTTCGGATCAGTGCGGGTGTTGGTAAGCCGACGACTGCGGTGCTGACACGTATGGATCAACCGTTGGGTTGTGCTGTGGGTAATGCATTGGAGGTGATCGAATCGATTGACTGCTTAAAGGGGCAAGGGCCGGAGGATTTGATGGCGGTCACCTTTGAACTAGTGGCAGAAATGCTGCGGCTCGGTGGGTTATGTCACGATCGTGCAGAGGCGCAGCAACGTATGGATACTGCGATTGAGAGTGGTGCCGCTTTGGCTGCGTTCCGCGGGTTAGTGGCGGCTCAAGGTGGCGACGCACGAGTCGTAGATGATTTAAGTCTGTTTGCTGCTGCTGGCTGGGTGTTTGATCTCTGCTACACAGGTGACACTACTAGCTATATTGCTGCGATCGATGCGTTACTGGTTGGAGAAGCCGCTCGTTTATTGGGAGCGGGGCGCGCACATGCGGATGCGGTGATTGATTTAGCGGTAGGCATCGTCTTTCAGAAAAAGACGGGGGATCGTGTCGAGCCAGGCGATGTGCTTTGCCAGGTGCACTATAATACTGATGCATCGTTGAACGCCTCTCTCGAGCGTCTGCGTCAGGCGATGACTTATTCCTTCGAACCTGTAGAAACTTCCGATATTATTATCGATCATATTTCCGAATCCTAAATATCTATTGTTATGAAACACCCTGAACTACCTACTGAACTCGCAAATTTTAAGCCAGAGGTCGGATTGATCTTGGGCTCGGGGCTCGGCTTCTTTGCTGATGACCGTATCGAAGTGGTGGGGCGTCTCCCGTATGGTGAGATCGAGGGATTTCCGGTATCAACCGTGCCCGGGCATGCGGGCCAATTCGTTTTTGGAAATCTAGATGGCCGTCGTGTGATCTGTATGCAGGGACGCTTCCATTTCTATGAGGGTTACTCGATGGAGCAGTTGACGCTACCGATCCGTATGATGCACCAACTCGGTGTTAAGGACTTGTATCTGACGAATGCGGCAGGCGGCATTAACCCCTGTTACGTGCCGGGTGATTTCATGTTGATTCATGATCATATTAATTTTCTCGGCACGAACCCATTGATTGGTGCGGTCGTTGACGAGGGGATTCGTTTCCCTGATATGTCTGAGGTGTATAATAAAGCCTTGCGCCAACAAATTCGGGAATGGGCGCGCGACCAAGGCATCCCTTTGCAGGAAGGAGTCTATCTTGCTACGACGGGTCCGAGCTTTGAGACGCCAGCTGAGATTCGTGCGTTTGCGAATTTGGGCGCTGACGCGGTGGGTATGTCCACCGTTCCAGAAGCGATCGTTGCTCGTCAACTAGGGATGCGTGTGATCGGTATTTCTTG of Lentimonas sp. CC4 contains these proteins:
- a CDS encoding nitronate monooxygenase gives rise to the protein MFLPKIIQGGMGAGVSDWRLANSVSSVGQLGVISGTALDSVLIRRLQHGDIGGHMRRGLAAFPVPAVAERIIARYFKSEEEQNDKPSKLTAGFRVDPSANVVDLTIAANFVEVYLAKEGHQGHVGVNFLEKIQMPNLTSMFGAMLAGVDNVLMGAGIPRTIPGILDALAEWKPVEYRINVEDADKEDAYFSRFDPLEWIRSHLPDVELPKLKRPDFFPIISSNVLALTLAKKSTGKVNGFIVERHVAGGHNAPPRGGMKLDENDEPIYGVKDEANLAQLAKLGIPFWLAGGGSSETGLKDALAAGAAGVQVGTAFAYSDESGFAPSIKKRVLEKVQTGDAKIFTDSRGSPTGFPFKVVNLEGTIYEEAVYESRKRICDLCYLRHPYKKADATIGYRCPSEPVKDYLKKGGKEEDTVGRKCLCNGLMAAIGMPQKFKDGGVEPAIVTSGDDVTKLGRFVNWDTMSYSSHDVINDLLSQID
- the deoC gene encoding deoxyribose-phosphate aldolase, translated to MNASDFAATLDATNLKLDASDGEICALCDEAAHAGYASVCIYPTSVSICSDILYNSRAGVCTVIGFPHGRSSLESKREEILRAKANGANEVDIVMNYAELRSGEKTIVTEEIVRLCEVARENELLTKIIVETCYLNEAQKLIALAICEKAGADFIKTSTGFGSGGATVADIELFAQNRKGPIKIKASGGIRTLNDALALIEAGAERLGVSAASALLAELKGENFEAQSKDSY
- a CDS encoding thymidine phosphorylase: MITSVSMDIPQEIIAIKRDGGCLSRSQIEQFVAGVVSGDFKDYQASALLMAIVLKGMTPEETAWMTEAMMRSGRIVELPEITRPKVDKHSTGGVGDKVSLILAPLAASVGLCVPMMSGRGLGHTGGTLDKLEAIPGFTVDLSDAAYRAQLASIHQAMIGQSADMVPADRKLYALRDVTATVESIPLICASILSKKLAEGIDALVLDVKCGRGAFMKTESEARELAESLVRISAGVGKPTTAVLTRMDQPLGCAVGNALEVIESIDCLKGQGPEDLMAVTFELVAEMLRLGGLCHDRAEAQQRMDTAIESGAALAAFRGLVAAQGGDARVVDDLSLFAAAGWVFDLCYTGDTTSYIAAIDALLVGEAARLLGAGRAHADAVIDLAVGIVFQKKTGDRVEPGDVLCQVHYNTDASLNASLERLRQAMTYSFEPVETSDIIIDHISES
- a CDS encoding purine-nucleoside phosphorylase, with amino-acid sequence MKHPELPTELANFKPEVGLILGSGLGFFADDRIEVVGRLPYGEIEGFPVSTVPGHAGQFVFGNLDGRRVICMQGRFHFYEGYSMEQLTLPIRMMHQLGVKDLYLTNAAGGINPCYVPGDFMLIHDHINFLGTNPLIGAVVDEGIRFPDMSEVYNKALRQQIREWARDQGIPLQEGVYLATTGPSFETPAEIRAFANLGADAVGMSTVPEAIVARQLGMRVIGISCITNAAAGISCGPLTHEEVAETADRVRLEFADLLAGVIALTNAFGAHVTDGDCL